The following proteins come from a genomic window of Miscanthus floridulus cultivar M001 chromosome 2, ASM1932011v1, whole genome shotgun sequence:
- the LOC136539110 gene encoding F-box/kelch-repeat protein At1g55270-like, with the protein MDAASRPPPPHGAGVRVRAPLVESVSCYCRLDTGLKTVVDARKFVPGAKMCMQPEVKQNKRKSRGSRKERSRTQAPLLPGLPDDLAIACLIRVPRVEHPNLRMVSRRWNRLLSGNYFYSLRKKIGVAEEWVYVFKRDREGKISWHAFDPLHQLWKSLPPVPHEYSEALGFGCAVLSGCYLYLFGGKDPLRGSMRRVVFYNARANKWHRAPDMMRKRHFFGSCVINNCLYVAGGECEGIQRTLQSAEVYDPNRNRWACITEMNNGMVPFIGVVYDGKWFLKGLDSHRQVTSEVYLPSSNTWSAIDDEMVTGWRNPSIFFNGRLYSADCRDGCKLRVYDENTGTWTRFMDSKHHLGSSRAFEAAALVSLNGKLCVIRNNMSITLVDVSDPTMSVETGSARMWETVARKVQHRSFVANLWSSIAGRNLKSHIIHCQVLQV; encoded by the exons ATGGACGCCGCGTCCAGGCCGCCACCGCCTCACGGAGCAGGGGTCCGTGTCCGCGCCCCGCTG GTGGAGTCTGTCTCCTGCTACTGCAGATTAGATACAGGCCTTAAAACTGTTGTTGATGCTAGGAAGTTTGTTCCTGGCGCGAAGATGTGCATGCAACCTGAAGTCAAACAAAACAAGCGCAAGTCAAGGGGCTCAAGAAAGGAAAGGTCCAGGACGCAAGCACCACTTTTACCAGGCCTTCCTGATGATCTTGCTATTGCCTGCCTTATACGAGTTCCTCGAGTTGAACACCCCAATCTCAGGATGGTTTCCAGAAGATGGAACCGCCTTTTGTCTGGGAATTACTTTTACTCCTTGCGGAAGAAAATTGGAGTGGCGGAAGAATGGGTGTATGTCTTTAAAAGGGACCGTGAAGGGAAGATATCCTGGCATGCCTTTGATCCACTACACCAGCTATGGAAGTCACTCCCACCAGTTCCACACGAGTATTCGGAAGCATTGGGCTTTGGGTGTGCTGTTCTGAGTGGTTGCTATCTGTACTTGTTTGGTGGGAAAGATCCTTTGCGGGGTTCTATGAGGCGTGTTGTATTCTACAATGCTCGGGCAAACAAATGGCACCGTGCTCCGGATATGATGAGGAAACGTCACTTCTTTGGTTCTTGTGTAATAAACAATTGTCTCTATGTTGCTGGTGGGGAGTGTGAAGGAATACAGAGGACACTGCAGTCTGCAGAAGTTTATGATCCAAATAGGAACAGATGGGCCTGCATTACTGAAATGAACAATGGTATGGTGCCTTTCATTGGAGTTGTTTATGATGGCAAATGGTTCTTAAAGGGGCTAGATTCCCATCGCCAAGTAACTAGTGAGGTCTACTTACCGTCATCCAATACATGGTCAGCGATTGATGATGAGATGGTTACAGGTTGGCGGAACCCAAGTATTTTCTTCAATGGCCGGCTCTATTCAGCTGACTGCCGCGATGGCTGCAAGCTTAGAGTCTATGATGAGAACACAGGAACATGGACAAGATTCATGGACAGCAAGCACCATTTGGGCAGCTCACGTGCCTTTGAAGCTGCAGCTTTGGTGTCACTAAATGGGAAACTCTGTGTTATCAGGAACAACATGAGCATAACTCTTGTTGATGTCTCAGACCCAACAATGAGTGTTGAGACAGGTAGTGCACGCATGTGGGAAACTGTTGCTCGGAAGGTCCAGCATAGGTCGTTCGTGGCTAACTTATGGTCGAGCATTGCAGGACGGAACTTAAAGAGTCACATTATCCATTGCCAGGTGCTGcaagtttga